One genomic region from Chamaesiphon minutus PCC 6605 encodes:
- the traI gene encoding TraI/MobA(P) family conjugative relaxase, with amino-acid sequence MIGKRVKATATKSGGKHAGSLVDYITKDKDKHKVMQIGGKNFISDRLVGQRLEMMALAGENPRSKNPLNHYVLSWREQERPTPDQIDSAVDILLAEMEMQEHQVIYAAHQDTHNIHVHVVINRIHPDTIQPIQINRGFDIEALHRAVAKIEYVQGWQPLENAKYQIDEDGKIVERQDYQQQQPQPKQRAADFENRTGEKSAQRIGIETLAPIVKAANDWQQLHQQLAQAGAKYEQKGTGAIVTIGETVIKASSIDRAASFSNLQKRLGTYEPPIQDLDIAPISPQPLMEQMPPGWQQYTQLRSDYYTNKTADADALRQKWDERFQQLAELQTQERERLLAGQWQGKGAILNALRHSLAEDQKEEKQKLQQEQEAERERLREKYQQFPSFEEWQRLRGREDLAERWRYRHGEESPNLERIEVRQQQEREVERVSQDYGMSMGM; translated from the coding sequence ATGATTGGCAAACGAGTTAAAGCAACCGCAACCAAAAGCGGTGGCAAACATGCAGGTAGCTTGGTGGACTATATCACTAAAGATAAAGACAAACATAAGGTCATGCAGATCGGTGGTAAAAACTTTATCAGCGATCGCTTGGTAGGACAGAGACTAGAAATGATGGCACTGGCAGGTGAGAACCCCCGCAGTAAAAACCCACTCAATCATTACGTCCTTAGTTGGCGCGAACAAGAACGCCCCACTCCCGACCAAATCGATTCAGCCGTAGATATCTTGCTCGCCGAAATGGAAATGCAAGAACATCAGGTCATCTATGCCGCCCATCAAGACACCCATAACATCCACGTCCATGTCGTCATCAACCGCATCCATCCAGACACGATCCAACCGATCCAAATCAATCGCGGCTTCGATATCGAAGCCCTCCACCGCGCTGTTGCCAAAATCGAATATGTCCAAGGATGGCAACCCCTTGAAAACGCTAAATATCAAATTGACGAAGATGGCAAGATCGTCGAACGACAGGACTATCAACAACAACAACCCCAGCCTAAACAACGCGCCGCCGACTTCGAGAACCGTACCGGAGAAAAATCAGCTCAACGGATTGGGATTGAAACCCTAGCCCCGATCGTCAAAGCCGCTAACGACTGGCAACAACTCCACCAGCAACTCGCCCAAGCCGGAGCCAAATACGAACAAAAAGGCACCGGAGCGATCGTTACCATTGGGGAAACAGTCATCAAAGCCAGCAGCATCGACCGTGCCGCCAGCTTCAGTAACCTTCAGAAACGATTGGGTACTTACGAACCGCCGATCCAAGATCTAGATATAGCTCCCATCTCTCCCCAGCCATTAATGGAGCAGATGCCCCCAGGTTGGCAACAATACACCCAACTCCGCAGCGACTATTACACCAATAAAACCGCCGATGCCGATGCGTTGAGACAAAAATGGGACGAACGGTTTCAACAACTGGCAGAACTTCAAACGCAAGAACGGGAACGACTGCTAGCAGGACAATGGCAGGGTAAAGGAGCGATTCTTAACGCTCTCCGCCATAGCCTCGCCGAAGACCAGAAAGAGGAGAAGCAGAAATTGCAGCAAGAGCAAGAAGCAGAGCGGGAACGACTGCGGGAGAAGTATCAACAATTTCCCAGCTTCGAGGAGTGGCAAAGATTGAGAGGGAGAGAAGACTTAGCCGAGAGATGGCGATACCGACATGGGGAAGAGAGTCCGAATTTGGAGCGGATTGAGGTGAGACAACAACAGGAGAGAGAGGTAGAACGGGTGAGTCAGGATTATGGGATGAGTATGGGGATGTGA
- a CDS encoding recombinase family protein: MALVGYARVSSSGQSLDVQLQKLKHCDKIYQETQSGTNHQRSQLAACLEYVRDGDTLIVSRLDRLARSTLHLCTIADALQRKNVALQVLDQNIDTSDATGRLLFNMLAAIAEFETELRSERQLDGINKAKELGVKFGRSKRLSPQQVVELQLQRQQGVLIKILMKDFDLSKASVYRYLGKSSSEVP; the protein is encoded by the coding sequence GTTACAGAAACTCAAACATTGCGACAAGATCTATCAAGAAACACAAAGTGGTACTAACCATCAGCGTTCTCAGCTTGCTGCTTGTTTGGAATATGTCCGAGACGGCGATACGTTGATTGTGTCGCGGTTAGATCGGTTAGCTCGCTCTACTCTTCACCTTTGCACGATCGCTGATGCACTCCAGCGCAAAAATGTCGCTTTGCAGGTTCTCGACCAAAATATTGATACTTCTGATGCTACGGGTCGTCTACTTTTTAATATGCTGGCGGCGATCGCTGAATTTGAAACTGAACTCCGCTCTGAGCGTCAGCTAGATGGCATTAATAAGGCAAAAGAGTTGGGTGTCAAGTTTGGGAGGAGTAAACGATTATCTCCCCAACAGGTGGTGGAGCTTCAGCTTCAACGCCAACAGGGTGTTCTGATTAAAATCTTGATGAAAGACTTCGATCTTTCTAAGGCGAGTGTCTATCGTTATCTTGGAAAATCTAGTTCGGAAGTACCATAA
- a CDS encoding plasmid replication protein, CyRepA1 family, producing the protein MTQQKLQSELQQSAIDPQIAALNFGEVGQTEAFAFIVRTPKRRNDGRLTDGHLRIYEQFEAGGWIGRGIDPLTMQPSEWGCLKPYNPRIDDIKRKAIKYEHPHKQPTELFCLRVTWESGRKIAIRSGLESEYLARMDSAASPRDEDREFWQWVKDTPQLTIIITEGAKKAAALLSAGYCAIGLPGIYGGYRAQREGVPCQPYLIPQLKVFTQPGREFVFAFDRDTNPKTIAAVRTATDKTGRLLERSGCKVSVMTWTHAHKGVDDLIYHAGATALDAIYADRSSLDNWRLQGNFSLDRYEAVRINSRYFDAAVRPNKLEGKIVGVKSAKGTGKTEWLAELVKPYINDGRGVLILTHRVQLAQALAERLGIPHVSEVYQHGQLLGFALCVDSLHANAQVKFDPTVWEGAAVVIDEAEQVIWHLLNSGTCSSKRAEILANFGVLLQTIAATGGTIFLTDADLSGNTIEYVQKLTGGMPLWLAINDYNPVAGKRTLILHKSPADLLAALITDINAGKNIILHCSAKDVKSKWAAQHLETAIKQTCPGVSTLCCDSDNVADKEHPAYGIVNRLGDLARYQVVIATSVIETGVSIDGHHFDAVYCLANGVQTVDAVSQTIERVRSDVPRHMAITTGSIGWIGNGSSNPRQLIASQKQVAKFNLAALSQQDAALQLDEMEACHVLTWANYAAKTNAEFRGYKLNIITKLEREGYEIVECAPDRHQENWDECLDEIRNVNYTQQRQDIIDTSAPDEVELQRLKKQRGKTKAERLKLAKGRLVERYGTDEITDELIVKDDSGWYPKIRLHYYLTIGREFAAAKDRDRLQSLAHEDRALPMDINRSCMSGKLQILDALNIKQFFGEDKVFTADSLAEWHEWVQRYRGAIKNALGLSISAESNPIQTAQRLLGLVGLQLTYIDQVREGGSRVRRYAGVEQDVDDGREEIFGRWFARDLAKCHTTANKSIERGGETEVAC; encoded by the coding sequence ATGACACAACAAAAATTACAGTCCGAGTTACAACAGAGCGCAATCGACCCCCAAATCGCCGCACTAAATTTTGGTGAGGTCGGTCAAACCGAAGCATTCGCATTTATCGTCCGCACCCCCAAACGCCGCAATGACGGTCGATTGACCGATGGGCATCTACGGATCTACGAACAATTCGAGGCAGGCGGATGGATTGGCCGAGGGATCGACCCGCTCACCATGCAGCCAAGCGAGTGGGGTTGTCTCAAGCCGTACAACCCTCGCATTGACGACATCAAGCGCAAAGCAATAAAATACGAACATCCCCACAAGCAGCCCACCGAGCTATTTTGTTTGCGAGTGACTTGGGAGAGCGGGCGCAAAATAGCCATCAGATCGGGTTTGGAGTCCGAGTATTTAGCGCGGATGGACTCAGCCGCCAGCCCCCGCGACGAAGATCGCGAATTTTGGCAGTGGGTCAAAGATACACCGCAGCTCACCATTATCATTACCGAAGGGGCTAAAAAAGCCGCTGCATTGCTGTCGGCGGGATATTGCGCGATCGGGTTGCCAGGGATTTATGGGGGCTATCGCGCCCAACGTGAGGGCGTACCGTGCCAACCCTACCTCATTCCCCAGCTCAAGGTATTTACACAGCCAGGGCGCGAGTTTGTGTTTGCATTCGATCGGGATACCAACCCAAAAACGATCGCCGCCGTCCGTACCGCAACCGATAAAACCGGACGACTGCTAGAGCGGTCGGGCTGTAAAGTATCGGTGATGACTTGGACTCACGCACATAAAGGCGTAGACGACCTGATTTACCATGCAGGAGCTACCGCCCTTGATGCGATTTATGCCGATCGCTCATCCCTAGATAATTGGCGACTCCAGGGCAATTTTAGCCTGGATCGGTATGAGGCTGTACGGATTAATAGCCGCTATTTCGATGCAGCGGTCAGACCGAACAAACTAGAGGGTAAAATCGTTGGGGTTAAATCTGCCAAGGGCACTGGTAAAACCGAGTGGCTGGCAGAGCTGGTGAAACCATACATCAACGACGGGCGCGGCGTATTGATCTTGACCCACCGCGTTCAACTCGCCCAAGCCCTTGCCGAGCGGTTGGGCATCCCTCATGTGAGCGAAGTGTATCAACACGGGCAATTGTTAGGTTTCGCGCTGTGCGTTGATAGCCTACACGCCAACGCCCAAGTCAAGTTCGACCCAACCGTTTGGGAGGGTGCGGCAGTAGTAATCGACGAAGCCGAACAGGTGATTTGGCACCTGCTGAACTCAGGCACCTGCTCCAGCAAACGAGCCGAGATCCTGGCTAATTTTGGGGTATTGCTCCAAACGATCGCCGCGACGGGCGGGACGATCTTTTTAACTGATGCCGACTTGTCTGGCAACACGATCGAGTACGTTCAAAAGCTGACAGGCGGGATGCCGTTGTGGTTGGCAATTAACGACTACAACCCCGTTGCAGGCAAACGGACGTTAATTCTCCATAAATCGCCAGCAGATCTATTAGCAGCCTTAATTACCGATATTAATGCAGGCAAAAATATCATCCTGCATTGCTCGGCTAAAGATGTTAAGTCTAAATGGGCAGCTCAACACCTAGAGACGGCGATTAAGCAGACTTGCCCAGGCGTATCAACACTCTGTTGCGACTCCGATAATGTCGCCGACAAAGAGCATCCAGCCTATGGGATCGTCAATCGGCTGGGCGACCTCGCTCGATATCAAGTTGTCATCGCTACCAGTGTAATCGAGACAGGAGTGTCGATCGACGGCCATCATTTCGATGCTGTTTACTGTCTCGCTAACGGGGTGCAAACAGTCGATGCAGTGTCCCAAACGATCGAGCGGGTGCGGTCTGATGTCCCCCGACACATGGCAATTACAACGGGAAGCATCGGTTGGATCGGCAACGGCAGCAGTAACCCCCGACAACTGATTGCCAGCCAAAAACAGGTGGCTAAATTTAACCTCGCCGCACTCAGCCAACAGGACGCGGCTCTCCAACTCGACGAGATGGAGGCTTGCCACGTTCTCACTTGGGCGAATTATGCGGCAAAAACTAATGCTGAATTTCGCGGGTATAAGCTCAACATCATCACTAAATTGGAGCGTGAAGGTTACGAGATCGTTGAATGCGCCCCAGATCGTCATCAGGAAAATTGGGACGAGTGCCTGGATGAGATTCGCAATGTTAACTACACCCAACAACGTCAGGATATTATCGACACCTCCGCACCGGATGAGGTGGAGCTGCAAAGACTCAAAAAACAGCGGGGCAAGACCAAAGCCGAGCGACTAAAGTTAGCTAAAGGTAGGCTGGTAGAGCGTTACGGCACGGATGAGATTACGGATGAGCTGATCGTTAAAGACGATAGTGGCTGGTATCCGAAAATCCGCCTGCACTACTATCTGACAATCGGGCGAGAGTTTGCCGCCGCCAAAGACCGCGACCGCCTCCAATCGCTCGCCCACGAAGATCGGGCATTGCCGATGGATATCAATCGCTCGTGTATGTCTGGCAAACTGCAAATACTAGATGCCCTGAACATCAAGCAATTTTTCGGTGAGGACAAGGTGTTTACCGCTGACAGTCTTGCTGAGTGGCACGAGTGGGTGCAGCGGTATAGGGGGGCAATTAAGAATGCGCTCGGTCTGTCAATTTCTGCCGAATCCAACCCGATCCAGACTGCCCAACGCCTGTTAGGGCTAGTTGGATTGCAACTGACTTACATCGACCAGGTGCGCGAGGGTGGTTCGCGCGTCCGTCGCTACGCCGGAGTCGAGCAAGACGTTGACGATGGACGTGAGGAAATATTCGGGCGGTGGTTCGCGCGCGATCTGGCTAAATGTCACACCACTGCTAATAAATCTATCGAGCGGGGAGGTGAGACAGAAGTTGCTTGCTAA
- a CDS encoding SUMF1/EgtB/PvdO family nonheme iron enzyme: protein MKISRQSIKKIGDVLNKATSKFRKDDSLIKIGDVFDNQYEVDGIEDHKLTWICRVFDIKDPTKKYIAKRWKNLVEDRELIEREIRIISLIADPNTGVIPQLVRPSNQYGWIIYEYIDGKQLVEEVNANVRYDSKKAINLIIELCDLLKPIHQRGIVHRRIDLKHIIRRTQDRKLFIVDFSESQRIDIDTEIEPYERIATDFTPPQLNSTTPKFDEDIYSIGIIALLSLTRFNSLSSLVNEEEVDGALAWAKHANEADIGLIKVVSQMIDKSSRIRYQNIEEVLDAINNIEIELQPKSNPTIQIPTIEPDVKLPSNHLQLSTIQSSTKHSQLSTIQSQNIEPEIKLPSKHSQPSSYVSTKFLPTMVTIESGSFMMGSAEKRSERPAHQVSIATFQMSATPITQAQWKYVMESDLNPSHHQGDNYPVESITWLEAREFCKKLSSLSQDGKVYRLPSESEWEYACKANTNTMFYFGDDLDSLQANFANNEGTSTEVKRFKANHFGLYDMHGNVWEWCEDSYVTGYKDAPIDGSAVTKTEETNNDEKVVRGGAWNTNKFSCSSTSRYSIQKNESNNNCGFRVVTDIQK, encoded by the coding sequence ATGAAAATATCACGCCAAAGCATAAAAAAAATTGGAGATGTCTTAAACAAGGCGACATCAAAATTTAGAAAAGATGACTCTTTAATCAAAATTGGTGATGTTTTTGATAATCAATATGAAGTTGATGGTATTGAAGACCACAAATTGACATGGATATGTCGAGTATTTGATATTAAAGATCCAACAAAGAAATATATTGCGAAGCGTTGGAAGAATTTAGTTGAAGATAGAGAACTAATAGAAAGAGAAATAAGAATTATAAGTCTAATCGCAGATCCCAATACTGGTGTAATTCCTCAATTAGTGCGCCCATCCAATCAATATGGATGGATTATTTATGAGTATATTGATGGCAAGCAGCTTGTAGAAGAAGTAAATGCAAATGTTAGATATGATTCCAAAAAAGCTATTAATCTTATCATAGAACTTTGCGATCTCTTAAAGCCAATTCATCAGAGAGGTATCGTTCATCGTAGAATCGATCTCAAACACATTATTCGCCGCACACAAGATCGAAAACTATTTATAGTTGATTTTAGTGAAAGTCAACGGATAGACATAGACACAGAGATAGAGCCATATGAAAGAATTGCTACAGATTTTACGCCGCCTCAGCTAAATAGTACAACACCAAAATTTGACGAAGATATATATTCTATAGGGATAATTGCTCTCTTATCCTTGACAAGATTTAATAGCCTTAGCTCATTAGTAAATGAAGAAGAAGTCGATGGAGCTTTAGCATGGGCGAAACATGCGAACGAGGCCGATATAGGCTTGATTAAGGTGGTTAGTCAAATGATAGACAAGTCATCAAGAATACGATATCAAAATATAGAAGAAGTACTTGATGCAATAAATAATATAGAAATAGAGCTACAACCAAAAAGTAATCCAACTATACAAATTCCAACCATCGAGCCAGACGTTAAATTACCTTCTAATCATTTGCAACTATCAACTATACAAAGTTCAACTAAGCATTCGCAATTATCAACTATACAAAGTCAAAACATCGAGCCAGAGATTAAATTACCTTCTAAGCATTCACAACCGTCATCATACGTATCTACTAAATTCTTGCCAACAATGGTAACGATCGAATCTGGCTCTTTTATGATGGGTTCTGCGGAAAAACGTAGCGAACGACCTGCACATCAAGTTAGCATAGCTACTTTTCAGATGAGTGCAACCCCAATTACCCAGGCTCAATGGAAATATGTAATGGAATCCGATTTGAATCCATCCCATCATCAAGGAGATAACTATCCAGTAGAATCAATTACTTGGCTCGAAGCACGAGAATTCTGCAAAAAGCTATCTAGTCTCAGTCAGGATGGTAAAGTCTATCGCTTACCTAGCGAATCTGAGTGGGAATATGCTTGTAAAGCTAATACAAATACAATGTTTTATTTTGGGGACGATCTAGATAGTTTACAAGCAAACTTTGCTAATAATGAAGGGACATCAACAGAAGTAAAAAGATTTAAAGCAAACCATTTTGGACTTTATGACATGCATGGCAATGTATGGGAATGGTGTGAAGATAGCTACGTCACTGGTTATAAAGATGCACCGATTGATGGAAGTGCAGTCACCAAGACTGAAGAAACAAATAATGATGAGAAAGTTGTCAGAGGCGGAGCCTGGAATACAAATAAATTTTCATGTAGTAGTACCAGTCGCTACAGTATTCAGAAGAATGAGTCGAATAATAACTGTGGTTTCAGAGTTGTCACTGATATACAAAAATAG
- a CDS encoding oxyanion-translocating ATPase yields MNPIYMIGGGKGGVGKSIVSMALVDYLCEIGKDCYLIETDTSNPDVFKSYGEAVPAQILNLDKANGWIDLVNLCEEHRDKTIVINGAARSNDGVSKYGENLRGVLKDLDRSLITFWTINMQRDSVELLKQYMEVMQGTTIHVVRNGMFGDEDEFALYNSSGVRKAIEKQGKSLMLGELAERVSRVLYNDRRTIAQAIAEMPLGNKAELLRWRGECKKMFDLVVKL; encoded by the coding sequence ATGAATCCGATTTACATGATTGGTGGTGGCAAAGGTGGGGTTGGTAAAAGTATTGTATCGATGGCACTTGTCGATTATCTGTGTGAGATCGGTAAGGACTGTTATTTAATTGAAACTGATACTAGCAATCCTGATGTGTTTAAGTCATATGGTGAGGCTGTCCCAGCTCAGATTCTAAATCTGGATAAGGCTAATGGGTGGATCGATCTGGTCAATCTCTGTGAGGAGCATCGGGATAAAACGATCGTTATTAACGGAGCGGCACGTAGTAATGATGGAGTCAGTAAATATGGTGAAAACCTGCGCGGTGTTTTAAAGGACTTAGATCGGAGTTTGATTACTTTTTGGACGATCAATATGCAACGTGACAGTGTGGAGTTGCTCAAGCAGTATATGGAAGTGATGCAAGGAACGACTATTCACGTAGTTCGGAATGGCATGTTTGGGGATGAGGATGAGTTCGCACTTTATAATAGTTCTGGGGTTAGAAAGGCCATCGAGAAGCAGGGGAAATCTTTAATGTTGGGAGAATTAGCGGAGCGGGTGTCGCGGGTGCTTTACAATGACCGGAGGACGATCGCTCAGGCAATAGCTGAGATGCCGCTGGGGAATAAAGCGGAGCTGCTTAGATGGCGGGGTGAGTGTAAGAAAATGTTCGATCTGGTCGTCAAGCTATGA
- a CDS encoding plasmid mobilization protein has translation MPIAPIGAAGMGGDGFPPDRNHFSRAFSTSFNNMTFKRTQAEPLSCQCNIRLTPSEMEELKDAASVAGITVSTYIRQRALGRRVAANTDMTTIRELRRIGGLLKHIHNESGGAYSQLTADTLIEIQKAIVSIGNGL, from the coding sequence GTGCCGATCGCTCCAATCGGAGCGGCAGGAATGGGCGGCGATGGGTTCCCTCCCGATCGTAATCATTTTTCCCGCGCTTTCTCAACCTCCTTTAACAATATGACATTCAAACGCACCCAAGCCGAACCCCTAAGCTGTCAATGCAACATCCGCCTGACCCCCAGCGAAATGGAAGAACTCAAAGACGCAGCCAGCGTCGCCGGAATCACCGTTAGTACCTACATCCGCCAACGCGCCCTCGGTCGGCGCGTGGCTGCCAATACCGACATGACAACGATCCGCGAACTCCGTCGCATTGGTGGCTTACTCAAACACATCCATAATGAAAGTGGCGGTGCATACAGCCAACTGACCGCCGATACCCTCATCGAAATTCAAAAAGCGATCGTCAGTATTGGAAATGGCTTATGA
- a CDS encoding transglycosylase domain-containing protein, translated as MKNQSSNPYIQIKYHDNNGIPFDEPEFINGNIKSISAERKTGVIYIPSPILNEQYISIEKSNRIGIVDLLVEIIFGKYVTRKFLSPLLSLMLRHTGYKIVRSQSCSKDLSLKYNFAYYYFFKIKIISIISILRWIRAKLIKEGNIERQEIYHGDVFVIKRSGYSHNVKLTFHDRAPQYLSTKLRSLGSLSIKLISLLLIIIFSIIAWGAFSIDVSNLPDTRKPMEIQYAQDPQSDKVDILYRRSPDKKREEFSSHLINALIAKEDSRFYFSPGVDLLSFKNIGSRGGSGLTQQVARKLFAKELGFNKEQDIKNSGNRNELKLESDRLSFIRKLLEVGVSLKLDLMYSKQNILLTYLNRVSSSWEADEDKNSTNFEDRSKKYFDKSVDRLDSGESAMLVGMLTNPTVQDPCNQISAKRFIKIKINNLEEKIRENKKDLENATDENKQELQTLQKNRFYDELRLENLYNLERSGKITSEQIEEFKQYKVDPERYALIIRLVKEKEARLQFSQSELERKENLIETLKQGGLKSRQEGINLIDRVRGFFVKKHNEGLINKIKTEIDEINIKIETIRNEIDEIYQNIDVTKIRNYVTKVAKDNLQTYLDLEYDKVREFEISERAKDTREVVLNEMRKAGRINKGEYTQAMATGIRLKDPNLLCNAKSNLHELQVEYFSEAVNDELKLLERKNIIGAGLLKNKNYSIQTSIDRNMQEKAEEALQAYITTVGKKKNFDQGAILTLDTRNGSVKAMVGGYTDPNYQNLDPEDNQPINIYPGHGINHVTANNRQPGSIFKLFSYGAMMQDMHDRYKSSPALLLSKEYPCYVLKTGIKQCEHLAGQKKMNVFSAITYSENSVAIAAAKGLGIDKVKEFANTLGVGLSKPLNLKDIQGFVLGGGGNEVSLLEMTGAYAAVANGGTWNRPQIINSIKRLCQPEDTSWGFLYKPSKRGILSFMVLPN; from the coding sequence ATGAAAAACCAATCATCTAATCCATACATTCAAATTAAGTATCATGATAATAATGGGATACCTTTTGATGAGCCTGAATTTATTAACGGTAATATCAAATCTATTAGTGCAGAGCGAAAGACTGGTGTCATATATATTCCTAGTCCTATTTTAAATGAGCAATATATTAGTATTGAAAAATCTAATAGAATTGGTATCGTCGATCTATTGGTTGAGATTATTTTTGGCAAGTATGTTACTAGAAAATTCTTATCTCCATTACTATCTTTGATGCTCAGACATACGGGCTATAAAATAGTACGCTCTCAATCTTGTAGTAAAGATTTATCCCTTAAATATAATTTTGCTTATTACTATTTTTTCAAAATAAAGATAATCAGTATTATTAGTATTTTAAGGTGGATACGAGCGAAACTTATTAAAGAAGGGAACATCGAACGACAAGAAATTTATCACGGTGATGTATTTGTCATTAAACGTTCGGGCTACAGTCATAATGTAAAATTGACTTTTCACGATCGCGCTCCACAATATCTATCTACAAAATTAAGATCGTTGGGAAGTCTTTCAATTAAATTAATATCACTACTTCTGATAATAATTTTTTCGATTATAGCTTGGGGAGCTTTTAGTATCGATGTGAGTAATCTTCCCGACACAAGAAAGCCGATGGAGATTCAATATGCCCAAGATCCACAGTCTGATAAGGTAGATATCTTATATCGTAGAAGTCCAGATAAAAAAAGAGAAGAATTCTCAAGTCATCTAATTAATGCTCTGATCGCGAAAGAAGATTCCCGCTTTTATTTTTCTCCTGGAGTAGACTTACTTTCATTCAAGAATATAGGAAGTCGAGGTGGAAGTGGGCTTACTCAACAAGTTGCTCGTAAACTATTTGCTAAAGAGCTAGGTTTTAATAAGGAACAAGATATCAAAAATTCAGGGAATAGAAATGAATTAAAGCTAGAATCAGATCGATTATCATTTATTAGAAAATTGCTGGAAGTAGGAGTTTCTCTCAAACTAGATTTAATGTACAGTAAGCAAAATATTTTACTAACCTATTTAAATCGAGTATCTAGTTCGTGGGAAGCAGATGAGGACAAAAATAGTACTAACTTTGAAGATAGGAGTAAGAAATACTTTGACAAATCTGTAGATCGATTAGATAGTGGTGAGTCAGCTATGTTGGTAGGAATGTTAACAAATCCTACCGTTCAAGATCCATGTAATCAGATTTCTGCTAAGAGATTTATCAAAATAAAAATCAATAATTTAGAAGAAAAAATACGCGAAAATAAAAAAGATCTTGAGAATGCAACTGACGAAAATAAACAAGAACTTCAAACACTTCAAAAAAACAGATTTTATGATGAGCTGAGATTAGAAAATTTATACAACCTAGAAAGATCGGGTAAAATTACTTCTGAGCAAATAGAAGAATTTAAGCAATATAAAGTAGACCCAGAAAGATACGCACTAATAATAAGATTAGTAAAAGAGAAAGAAGCCAGATTACAATTCAGTCAAAGTGAACTAGAGAGGAAAGAAAACTTAATCGAGACATTAAAACAGGGAGGTCTAAAATCTAGGCAAGAAGGTATTAATCTAATCGATCGAGTAAGAGGGTTCTTTGTCAAAAAACATAATGAAGGACTCATTAATAAAATCAAAACAGAAATAGATGAAATAAATATAAAAATTGAAACAATCAGAAATGAAATTGATGAAATTTATCAAAATATAGATGTAACAAAAATAAGAAATTATGTCACAAAGGTGGCAAAAGATAATTTGCAGACATATTTAGATCTTGAATATGATAAAGTCAGGGAATTTGAGATTAGTGAACGAGCTAAAGACACGCGAGAAGTTGTGCTTAATGAGATGAGAAAAGCTGGTAGAATCAATAAAGGTGAATATACTCAAGCGATGGCAACAGGGATTCGTCTGAAAGATCCTAACTTACTATGCAATGCTAAATCTAATTTACACGAACTGCAAGTCGAATATTTTAGTGAAGCAGTTAACGATGAATTAAAGTTACTAGAAAGAAAAAATATTATTGGAGCGGGTCTCTTAAAAAATAAGAATTATAGTATTCAAACGTCTATCGATCGAAATATGCAAGAGAAGGCAGAAGAAGCTTTACAAGCTTATATCACTACAGTGGGTAAGAAGAAAAATTTCGATCAAGGAGCAATATTAACCTTAGATACTAGAAATGGCTCGGTCAAAGCAATGGTAGGTGGATACACCGACCCCAATTATCAAAATCTAGATCCAGAAGACAATCAACCAATCAATATATATCCAGGTCATGGGATAAATCATGTCACTGCTAATAATAGGCAACCAGGATCTATCTTTAAATTGTTTAGTTATGGAGCGATGATGCAAGATATGCACGATCGATACAAATCTAGTCCCGCTCTACTTTTAAGTAAGGAATATCCATGCTACGTTCTTAAAACTGGAATAAAACAATGCGAACATTTAGCAGGACAGAAGAAGATGAATGTGTTCTCGGCAATAACATATTCAGAAAATTCAGTTGCAATAGCAGCGGCAAAGGGATTAGGTATTGATAAGGTAAAAGAATTTGCAAATACATTGGGCGTAGGTCTATCTAAGCCGCTTAACTTAAAAGATATTCAAGGATTCGTTTTAGGCGGTGGTGGTAATGAAGTCAGTCTCTTGGAAATGACTGGTGCTTATGCAGCCGTTGCCAACGGAGGTACTTGGAACCGACCTCAAATTATTAACTCGATAAAGAGATTATGCCAGCCTGAAGATACAAGCTGGGGTTTTTTGTATAAACCCTCGAAAAGGGGGATTCTGAGTTTTATGGTACTTCCGAACTAG